TAGTGTTCAGTTACAATGCAATCTTTGCACCAGATTATAAGGGCAGACTATATATTGCAGGAATGCAAAGTATCGTTGGTGCTGACGATGTAAAAAAAGGAAATGCGAAAACTGCTGAAGGTGTTAAAGCTTTAGATAAGTATACCGTTGAGGTTACTGTAAATGAAGCTAGAGCAACTACCTTAAGACAAATAGCAGGTTTTTGTCCAATACCAAAACATTACTATGAAAAAGCAAGTGCAGATGAAATGGCTGCTTTAGATCGTGATCCATTAGGAAACGGCGCTTTTAAATTAAAGAAATACGAAGTTGAACAATACGTAGAATTAGAGCCAAACAAAGATTACTGGCAAGGAGCGCCAAAGCTTGATGGTATCATTTGGAAGGTCGTAGCTAGACAGAACGAGTTATCTGAGTTTGAAATCGGTTCTATCGATGCAGTGAACTTTGAAAACTCTAAGGAAAACTACGAAGTAATCGAAGGATATGAGCATTCTAATCTTTTGAATAACTGGAACAATGGTTATGCATATGCTGCATTTAACTTCAGCAACCCAATTTTCCAAGATAAGAACGTTAGACAGGCACTTGTTTACGGTTTAGACAGACATGGCTTCGTTAAATCCTTCTTTGGAGATTTGGGTGGAGAAGTTGCACATGCTCCAATTTCACCAGTATCCTGGGCATATCCAGATGCTAGCAAATTAAATCCATACGACTATAATCCACAGAAAGCAGGAGAATTACTCGATGCAGCTGGCTGGACTATGGGATCTGATGGATTTAGATATAAAGATGGAAAGAAATTAGCATTCAAATGGACATCTTACAGTGATTCAGAGTGGGCTGTAAAGATCACTGCACTAGCTGCAGACAATTGGAAACAAATCGGTGTTGATTGTACAATCGAGTTAATGGACTTTAACTCTTTATCAGAGTTAACGAATGATCCAGGAAATAAGGACAAATGGGATATGTTCAATATGGCTTGGAGCTTAACTGCAGACCCAGATATGTACTCTACATTCAGTAAAACTACATTTGCACCAGGGAATAACAAGGGCTTCTTTGAAAATGAAAAAATTGAAGAGTTAATGATTAGAGGTCAGGCGGAATTCGATCAAGCGAAGCGTAAAGATATTTATCAAGAGCTTGCAAAAGAATTTAACGAAGAACTACCATATATATTCGTTTATGTAAGAATGAATCCATGGCTAGTAAACAAGAGAGTTAAAAACTTTAACCCAACAGAATTTACTCAGTGGACACAAAATTCTCATTTAATAGAAATCGCTCAATAACTAAAAAACCTTAATTAACTTTATAAGCATATAGCCTAGGTTCCTAGGCTATATGTACTTATAAATCTCAGACGAGGAGGAATATATATGGGTAAATACATTGTAAGAAGACTTCTACAGCAAATCCCGATTTTAATTGGCGTTAGTATCCTGCTTTTTTCCATATTCCAATTAGCGCCAGGGTCACCCTTAGCATCCTTTTATGCAGATCCTAATATGACTGTAGAGCAAATGCAAAAACTAGAAGAAGCATATGGACTTAATAAGTCAGGGCCGGAACAATATTTGGACTATATTACAAATATGGTACAAGGAAACTTTGGTAGTTCCATACAATTGAAGCAACCGGTTTCAAAACTCATTGGCGAAAGAATGTGGGCAACATTCTATATCGCATTTGTATCTATGATTTTAAGTTTAATTATCGCCATACCAATTGGGGTAATCTCAGCAACAAAACAGTATTCCATATTTGATACGGCTGGAACTGTTTTTGCACTGATGGGAATATCCATTCCAGCTTTTTTCTTTGCATTACTTTTAATTAAAAAGTTTTCAATCGATATCCGCTGGTTCCCAATATCAGGTTTGGTAACCCCTGGTAGACCATTATCTTTTAGAACAAATTTTCCAGATATATTCAAACACAGTATATTACCGTTAGTAGTTCTTGGTTTAACTGGTGCAGGTAGCTTCATGAGATACACTCGATCCAGTATGCTGGAAGTAATCCGACAAGACTATATACGTACAGCGAGAGCAAAAGGTTTAAAAGAAAAGGTCGTTATTTATAAGCATGCTTTAAGAAATGCACTAATACCCGTAATTACTTTATTGGGGGCTTCTCTTCCTACGCTATTTTCAGGGGCGTTAATGACGGAGATGGTATTCGTACTTCCCGGAATAGGAAAATTACAGCATCAGGCAGTTTTACAAAGGGACTACCCGCTAATGATGGGAATCAACATGTTTTTAGCTATTTTTACCTTATTCGGTAACTTAATAGCAGACATATCCTATGCATTTGTAGACCCTAGAATAAGATTGGACTAAAAAGGGGGGGAAGAGTAATATGATAAGCGAAAAAAAAGAAACGACTAAAAAAGAAAATAAGAACTTGGCCACAGAAGCTACCGTGGTAGGTCCATGGAAAATCATGTGGAAACGTTTAAAAAGAAACAAACTGGCGATGCTTGGTCTAATAATGATCTCCATCATGGCCTTTGCGGCCATATTTGCGCCATTTTTAACCTCTTATGGACGTGATGCTACTGACCTCTTAAATTCAAATGCCAAGCCTAGTAGTGCGCATTTATTAGGAACAGATGCATTAGGAAGAGATATTCTAACACGATTATTATATGGTGGTAGGATCTCCCTTACTGTTGGTTTTGTTTCTACAGGGCTTAGAATTGTTATCGGAGTTTTACTGGGTGGTATTGCTGGTTACTATGGTAAAACTATAGATAACGTAATTATGAGGATCGCAGACGTTTTTGCATGTTTGCCATTTTTACCGATTGCAATCACTATTGTAGCAATGTTGAAGCCAAGTATTTATAATATGATGCTGGTACTG
Above is a genomic segment from Alkaliphilus oremlandii OhILAs containing:
- a CDS encoding ABC transporter substrate-binding protein; the encoded protein is MKKSIVLLLIFTMVVSTFLIGCAPKEPAVVEPGTETPVAKLPGAERGNVLTVGGTSPQGIFNPLTSSTAYDRYIYDLIFTYLLEVEPSGALTTDGSLTKEYTVSEDGLVYTFKLREGIKWHDGTDVTADDVVFSYNAIFAPDYKGRLYIAGMQSIVGADDVKKGNAKTAEGVKALDKYTVEVTVNEARATTLRQIAGFCPIPKHYYEKASADEMAALDRDPLGNGAFKLKKYEVEQYVELEPNKDYWQGAPKLDGIIWKVVARQNELSEFEIGSIDAVNFENSKENYEVIEGYEHSNLLNNWNNGYAYAAFNFSNPIFQDKNVRQALVYGLDRHGFVKSFFGDLGGEVAHAPISPVSWAYPDASKLNPYDYNPQKAGELLDAAGWTMGSDGFRYKDGKKLAFKWTSYSDSEWAVKITALAADNWKQIGVDCTIELMDFNSLSELTNDPGNKDKWDMFNMAWSLTADPDMYSTFSKTTFAPGNNKGFFENEKIEELMIRGQAEFDQAKRKDIYQELAKEFNEELPYIFVYVRMNPWLVNKRVKNFNPTEFTQWTQNSHLIEIAQ
- a CDS encoding ABC transporter permease, whose product is MGKYIVRRLLQQIPILIGVSILLFSIFQLAPGSPLASFYADPNMTVEQMQKLEEAYGLNKSGPEQYLDYITNMVQGNFGSSIQLKQPVSKLIGERMWATFYIAFVSMILSLIIAIPIGVISATKQYSIFDTAGTVFALMGISIPAFFFALLLIKKFSIDIRWFPISGLVTPGRPLSFRTNFPDIFKHSILPLVVLGLTGAGSFMRYTRSSMLEVIRQDYIRTARAKGLKEKVVIYKHALRNALIPVITLLGASLPTLFSGALMTEMVFVLPGIGKLQHQAVLQRDYPLMMGINMFLAIFTLFGNLIADISYAFVDPRIRLD
- the opp4C gene encoding oligopeptide ABC transporter permease, producing the protein MISEKKETTKKENKNLATEATVVGPWKIMWKRLKRNKLAMLGLIMISIMAFAAIFAPFLTSYGRDATDLLNSNAKPSSAHLLGTDALGRDILTRLLYGGRISLTVGFVSTGLRIVIGVLLGGIAGYYGKTIDNVIMRIADVFACLPFLPIAITIVAMLKPSIYNMMLVLAILGWPGIARIVRAEILSLREREFMEAATALGISDMKKIISHLLPNTMASVIVSATIGIAGAILTESSLSFLGLGVAPPIPSWGNMLTDAQSQYVLKYRWWQWIPPGLSIFIAVMSLNLLGDGLRDALDPRLKQ